From a region of the Anomalospiza imberbis isolate Cuckoo-Finch-1a 21T00152 chromosome 3, ASM3175350v1, whole genome shotgun sequence genome:
- the SFT2D1 gene encoding vesicle transport protein SFT2A isoform X1, with product MEKLRRVLSGQDDEEQGLTAQVLDASTLSFGTRVRWFAICFVTGILCSFLGTALLWLPKGIKLFAVFYTLGNIAALASTCFLMGPLKQLKAMFDPKRLIATIVMLLCLILTLCAVFWWNKRGLAMLFCILQFLAMTWYSLSYIPFARDAVIKCFSSCLG from the exons ATGGAGAAGCTGCGGCGGGTGCTGTCCGGGCAGGACGATGAGGAGCAGGGGCTGACGGCGCAG GTCCTTGATGCCTCAACACTCAGCTTTGGTACTCGAGTCAGATGGTTTGCCATATGCTTTGTTACTGGcattttgtgttcttttctt GGAACAGCATTGCTATGGCTCCCAAAGGGGATCAAACTTTTTGCAGTTTTCTACACCCTGGGAAATATTGCTGCTCTCGCCAG TACATGTTTCCTGATGGGGCCACTGAAGCAACTGAAAGCAATGTTTGATCCAAAACGATTAATAGCTACGATTGTGATGTTG CTTTGTCTAATATTGACTCTGTGTGCTGTATTCTGG TGGAACAAAAGAGGTTTGGCAATGTTATTCTGCATATTGCAGTTCTTGGCAATGACCTG GTATAGTCTGTCTTATATTCCTTTTGCAAG ggatGCTGTGATTAAATGCTTCTCATCCTGTCTAGGGTAA
- the SFT2D1 gene encoding vesicle transport protein SFT2A isoform X2 yields the protein MEKLRRVLSGQDDEEQGLTAQVLDASTLSFGTRVRWFAICFVTGILCSFLGTALLWLPKGIKLFAVFYTLGNIAALASTCFLMGPLKQLKAMFDPKRLIATIVMLLWAFSNETESLSQTLKTAGTKIILL from the exons ATGGAGAAGCTGCGGCGGGTGCTGTCCGGGCAGGACGATGAGGAGCAGGGGCTGACGGCGCAG GTCCTTGATGCCTCAACACTCAGCTTTGGTACTCGAGTCAGATGGTTTGCCATATGCTTTGTTACTGGcattttgtgttcttttctt GGAACAGCATTGCTATGGCTCCCAAAGGGGATCAAACTTTTTGCAGTTTTCTACACCCTGGGAAATATTGCTGCTCTCGCCAG TACATGTTTCCTGATGGGGCCACTGAAGCAACTGAAAGCAATGTTTGATCCAAAACGATTAATAGCTACGATTGTGATGTTG CTGTGGGCTTTTTCCAATGAAACCGAAAGCCTAAGCCAGACGCTTAAAACAGCAGGCACAAAAATCATTTTACTCTGA
- the PRR18 gene encoding proline-rich protein 18 produces the protein MGLQPRRAAGPCPPAGRSAALPGARSAPPWARSDEPEGTPGRPATLPPLLPAILPTPSPSPAAARAQPKKPPAAASAPKKAAPRPAEEKVARKARGAPPERPGPLSSSWPCSSLQRPPPRRPPAERAARPQPQPTPPQPRGRPGAPGAGSRSCESLGGAPGEAAGRFSLSLPPEAIRVLQRRSLERQRGQPAPSPAGRAAPARRGDLRALLKVSLLNDRHRYDDEEYEEEEAGAAADEGLVRKCTEWLRGVESAAGRDHPERLETLPHLGTL, from the coding sequence AtggggctgcagccccggcGCGCCGCGGGGCCCTGCCCGCCCGCGGGACGAAGCGCCGCCCTGCCCGGAGCGCGTTCCGCTCCACCCTGGGCCCGCAGCGACGAGCCGGAGGGAACTCCCGGGCGCCCGGCCACGCTGCCGCCCCTCCTGCCGGCCATCCTGCCgaccccctccccttcccccgctgccgcccgggcgcaGCCCAAGAAGCCGCCGGCGGCCGCCTCGGCCCCCAAGAAGGCAGCGCCTCGGCCCGCAGAGGAGAAGGTGGCGAGGAAGGCGCGGGGGGCACCCCCGGAGCGGCCGGGccccctctccagctcctggccttgctCGTCCCTgcagcggccgccgccgcggagACCGCCGGCCGagcgggcggcgcggccccagccccagcccaccccgccgcagccgcggggccgcccggggGCGCCGGGGGCGGGCAGCCGCTCCTGCGAGAGCCTCGGCGGGGCGccgggggaggcggcggggcgCTTCTCGCTGAGCCTGCCCCCGGAGGCCATCCGGGTGCTGCAGCGCCGCAGCCTGGAGCGGCAGCGGGGGCAGCCCGCACCCTCTCCCGCCGGCAgagccgccccggcccggcgcggcgaCCTGCGCGCCCTGCTGAAGGTTTCGCTGCTCAACGACCGGCACCGCTACGACGACGAGGAGtacgaggaggaggaggcgggggCCGCGGCGGACGAGGGGCTGGTGCGGAAATGCACCGAGTGGCTGCGCGGCGTGGAGAGCGCGGCCGGCCGCGACCACCCCGAGCGGCTGGAGACGCTGCCGCACTTGGGCACCCTCTGA